One Micromonospora sp. FIMYZ51 genomic window carries:
- the yajC gene encoding preprotein translocase subunit YajC encodes MLYQAAEGGGAGSFTPILMIALLFGVMYFMMIRPQQKRRREAEAMQSGLSAGDEVVTIGGLYGTVTGVEDDSVLLEVAPGVQTRYARPAIARVVTKAERPVEPAAEETDAVKE; translated from the coding sequence GTGCTCTACCAGGCAGCAGAAGGCGGCGGAGCGGGGAGCTTCACCCCGATCCTCATGATCGCGCTGCTCTTCGGCGTCATGTACTTCATGATGATCCGTCCGCAGCAGAAGCGCCGCCGCGAGGCCGAGGCGATGCAGTCCGGTCTCTCCGCTGGCGACGAGGTGGTCACCATCGGCGGGCTGTACGGCACGGTCACCGGTGTCGAGGACGACAGCGTCCTGCTCGAGGTCGCCCCCGGAGTGCAGACCCGCTACGCCCGCCCGGCGATCGCCCGGGTGGTCACCAAGGCGGAGCGCCCCGTCGAGCCGGCGGCCGAGGAAACCGACGCCGTCAAGGAGTAA
- a CDS encoding bifunctional (p)ppGpp synthetase/guanosine-3',5'-bis(diphosphate) 3'-pyrophosphohydrolase — MEGTVHPTGDADGSVTDRNSAAPAPGGGSGTVRPSSDLARTAVGADVAAAETTGDPSPSSGFGLSNAPTGRRVRARLARFNAPWQSSQVSEVLEPLIASHRENHPKADARLLQRAFDTSARWHSGQYRKSGDPYITHPLAVATILANLGMDTTTLVAALLHDTIEDTEYTLDQMRADFGGEVALLVDGVTKLDKVKLGDAAKAETIRKMVVAMAKDPRVLVIKLADRLHNMRTLSFLPAPKREQKAKETLEILAPLAHRLGMNTIKWELEDLAFGTLFPKRFEEINRLIGEHQPQREALLRQVTQKVQTDLKAAKIKAETTGRPKHLYSIYQKMIVRGRDFNDIYDLVGVRILVDTVRDCYAALGVIHANWQPVPGRFKDYIAMPKFNMYQSLHTTVIGPTGKPVEMQIRTYAMHRTAEFGIAAHWKYKEHKGTQIVGPPAHIDEMTWLRQLLDWQREAADPSEFLDALRFDLSSQEVYVFTPKGDVIPLPTGSTPVDFAYAVHTEVGHKCIGARVNGKLVPLESTLSNGDVIEIFTSKSDTAGPTQDWLGFVKSPRARTKIRQYFNKERREEAIEEGKDAIVKAMRKQGMPLQRMLTSDNLMAIARDLHLADVASLYAAVGDSQVSAQSVVQKLMATYGGEEGAAEDIAETAVATRPPRSRANSHDPGVVVRGVSDVWIKLARCCTPVPPDSVFGFVTRSGGVSVHRDDCANAEDLRAQGERVVEVNWKLTSASTFLVAIQVEALDRHKLLADVTRVLSDERVNILSATVTTTRDRVAVSRFSFEMADPKHLGHLLAAVRKVDGVFDAYRVTSGS, encoded by the coding sequence GTGGAGGGCACGGTGCACCCGACAGGCGACGCGGACGGCTCGGTGACCGATCGCAACAGCGCCGCCCCGGCGCCGGGCGGCGGATCCGGCACGGTCCGGCCCAGCAGCGATCTGGCACGTACGGCCGTCGGTGCCGACGTCGCTGCCGCCGAGACCACCGGTGACCCCTCGCCGAGCAGTGGCTTCGGCCTGTCCAACGCGCCCACCGGCCGCCGGGTTCGGGCGCGGCTGGCGCGGTTCAACGCCCCATGGCAGTCGTCGCAGGTCAGTGAGGTGCTGGAGCCGCTGATCGCGTCACACCGGGAGAATCACCCCAAGGCCGACGCGCGGCTGTTGCAGCGCGCCTTCGACACCTCGGCGCGTTGGCACTCCGGTCAGTACCGCAAGTCCGGGGACCCCTACATCACCCATCCGCTGGCGGTGGCGACAATCCTGGCCAACCTGGGCATGGACACCACCACCCTGGTCGCCGCGCTGCTGCACGACACCATCGAGGACACCGAGTACACCCTGGACCAGATGCGCGCGGACTTCGGTGGCGAGGTGGCCCTGCTGGTCGACGGCGTCACCAAGCTGGACAAGGTCAAGCTCGGTGACGCGGCCAAGGCCGAGACGATCCGCAAGATGGTGGTGGCCATGGCCAAGGACCCCCGGGTCCTGGTGATCAAGCTGGCCGACCGGCTGCACAACATGCGTACGCTCTCCTTCCTGCCGGCGCCGAAGCGGGAACAGAAGGCCAAGGAGACGCTGGAGATCCTCGCTCCGCTGGCCCACCGCCTCGGTATGAACACCATCAAGTGGGAGCTGGAGGATCTGGCCTTCGGCACGCTGTTCCCGAAGCGGTTCGAGGAGATCAACCGGCTGATCGGGGAGCACCAGCCGCAGCGGGAGGCGCTGCTGCGGCAGGTGACGCAGAAGGTGCAGACGGACCTGAAGGCCGCCAAGATCAAGGCGGAGACCACCGGTCGGCCGAAGCACCTCTACTCGATCTACCAGAAGATGATCGTGCGGGGCCGCGACTTCAACGACATCTACGACCTGGTGGGTGTGCGGATCCTGGTCGACACGGTGCGGGACTGCTACGCGGCGCTTGGGGTGATCCACGCGAACTGGCAGCCGGTACCGGGCCGGTTCAAGGACTACATCGCCATGCCCAAGTTCAACATGTACCAGTCGTTGCACACCACGGTGATCGGGCCGACCGGCAAGCCGGTGGAGATGCAGATCCGCACGTACGCGATGCACCGCACGGCGGAGTTCGGCATCGCGGCGCACTGGAAGTACAAGGAGCACAAGGGCACCCAGATCGTCGGTCCGCCGGCGCACATCGACGAGATGACCTGGCTGCGGCAGTTGCTGGACTGGCAGCGGGAGGCGGCGGACCCGAGCGAGTTCCTGGACGCGCTGCGCTTCGACCTGTCCAGCCAGGAGGTGTACGTCTTCACCCCGAAGGGCGACGTCATCCCGCTGCCGACCGGGTCGACGCCGGTGGACTTCGCGTACGCGGTGCACACCGAGGTCGGGCACAAGTGCATCGGTGCGCGGGTGAACGGCAAGCTGGTGCCGCTGGAGTCGACGCTCTCCAACGGCGACGTGATCGAGATCTTCACCTCGAAGTCCGACACCGCCGGCCCGACGCAGGACTGGCTGGGTTTCGTCAAGAGCCCCCGGGCGCGGACGAAGATCCGGCAGTACTTCAACAAGGAACGCCGCGAGGAGGCGATCGAGGAGGGCAAGGACGCGATCGTCAAGGCGATGCGCAAGCAGGGCATGCCGTTGCAGCGGATGCTCACCTCCGACAACCTGATGGCGATCGCCCGTGACCTGCACCTGGCCGACGTGGCGTCGCTCTACGCGGCGGTCGGCGACAGCCAGGTCTCCGCCCAGTCCGTGGTGCAGAAGCTGATGGCCACCTACGGCGGCGAGGAGGGCGCGGCCGAGGACATCGCCGAGACCGCCGTGGCCACCCGGCCGCCGCGCAGCCGGGCCAACAGCCACGACCCGGGTGTGGTGGTCCGTGGGGTCAGCGACGTGTGGATCAAGCTGGCCCGCTGCTGCACCCCGGTCCCGCCGGACTCGGTCTTCGGCTTCGTGACCCGCTCCGGCGGCGTGAGCGTGCACCGCGACGACTGCGCCAACGCCGAGGATCTGCGCGCCCAGGGCGAACGGGTGGTCGAGGTGAACTGGAAGCTCACCTCCGCCTCGACCTTCCTGGTCGCGATCCAGGTGGAGGCCCTCGACCGGCACAAGCTGCTCGCGGACGTCACCCGGGTGCTCTCCGACGAACGGGTGAACATCCTCTCCGCCACCGTCACCACCACCCGTGACCGGGTGGCGGTGAGCCGGTTCAGCTTCGAGATGGCCGACCCGAAGCACCTGGGTCACCTGCTGGCCGCCGTCCGCAAGGTGGACGGCGTCTTCGACGCCTACCGCGTAACCTCCGGCTCCTGA
- a CDS encoding adenine phosphoribosyltransferase: MTETHSTGVRGDSGPEVARLVASRVLDVPDFPKPGVMFKDLMPLFADGDVFRDVIDGIVAYHGRDSFDTVVGIEARGFVIAAAIAYATGVGVVPVRKAGKLPRPAYAASYALEYGEATLEVHQDAFTAGHRVLVVDDVLATGGTAAATLDLVERAGGTVAGFTVLLELSFLGGRDRLAPRPVHALLTV; the protein is encoded by the coding sequence GTGACGGAGACCCACAGCACCGGGGTACGCGGAGACAGCGGCCCGGAGGTGGCCCGGCTGGTCGCCAGCCGGGTGCTCGACGTGCCCGATTTCCCGAAACCCGGCGTCATGTTCAAGGACCTGATGCCGCTCTTCGCCGACGGGGACGTCTTCCGGGACGTGATCGACGGGATCGTCGCGTACCACGGACGGGACTCGTTCGACACAGTGGTCGGCATCGAGGCGCGTGGCTTCGTGATCGCTGCGGCCATCGCGTACGCCACCGGGGTCGGTGTGGTGCCGGTCCGCAAGGCCGGCAAGCTGCCCCGGCCCGCCTACGCCGCCTCCTACGCCCTGGAGTACGGCGAGGCGACCCTGGAGGTGCACCAGGACGCCTTCACGGCCGGGCACCGGGTGTTGGTGGTCGACGACGTGCTCGCCACCGGTGGCACCGCCGCGGCGACCCTGGATCTGGTGGAGCGGGCCGGTGGCACGGTGGCCGGTTTCACCGTGCTGCTGGAGCTGTCCTTCCTCGGTGGGCGGGACCGACTGGCACCGCGTCCGGTCCATGCCCTGTTGACCGTTTGA
- the ruvC gene encoding crossover junction endodeoxyribonuclease RuvC, producing the protein MRVLGVDPGLTRCGVGVVEGVPGRPCTLVAYYVVYTDPADELPARLLHLDRSLTDLVAEHRPDSVAVERVFSQHNVRTVMGTAQASGIAVLAGARAGLPVQTYTPSEVKAAVTGSGQADKAQMTAMVTRLLRLAEPPRPADAADALALAICHVWRGGTRSKLAAAADRVRRGGTR; encoded by the coding sequence GTGCGGGTGCTCGGCGTCGACCCGGGGCTGACCAGGTGTGGGGTCGGTGTGGTCGAGGGGGTGCCCGGGCGACCGTGCACGCTTGTGGCCTACTACGTGGTGTACACCGATCCGGCCGACGAGTTGCCGGCGCGCCTGCTGCATCTGGACCGCTCCCTCACCGACCTGGTCGCCGAGCACCGGCCGGACAGCGTGGCCGTGGAGCGGGTGTTCAGCCAGCACAACGTGCGTACGGTGATGGGCACCGCGCAGGCCAGCGGGATCGCCGTGCTCGCCGGGGCACGCGCCGGACTGCCGGTGCAGACGTACACCCCGAGTGAGGTGAAGGCGGCGGTGACCGGCTCCGGCCAGGCCGACAAGGCGCAGATGACCGCGATGGTCACCCGGCTGTTGCGGCTGGCCGAGCCGCCCCGCCCGGCCGACGCCGCGGACGCCCTGGCCCTGGCCATCTGCCACGTGTGGCGCGGTGGCACGCGCTCGAAGCTGGCCGCCGCGGCCGACCGGGTACGACGAGGAGGAACGAGATGA
- a CDS encoding peptidylprolyl isomerase: MTSTRERQRAAARARLEKEMAERAARARKRRQTQAVVGAGVVLLLVVAGTAWLASNLIGDDSGTDNAAQNADTVQCDWVEIPAGERTPTTKDVGMPDAQQSRVGTQTMTINTNLGPITARINRSAVPCTAGSFVHLAEQNFFDNTKCHRLVTEGIKVLQCGDPSATGKGWRDSDGTGGPSYRMAEENLPTEMRPPYPAGVIAMANSGQPASTGSQFFIVYGDSPLDPNYTVLGTITGGMDIVEEVAKAGDDGAFAQQAGGGHPKKEVVITDLTMTDA, translated from the coding sequence GTGACGTCCACCAGAGAGCGGCAGCGCGCGGCGGCCCGCGCCCGGCTCGAGAAGGAGATGGCCGAGCGGGCTGCCCGGGCCCGCAAGCGCCGCCAGACCCAGGCGGTGGTGGGGGCCGGCGTGGTCCTGCTGCTGGTGGTCGCCGGCACAGCCTGGCTGGCCAGCAACCTGATCGGCGACGACAGCGGCACCGACAACGCCGCCCAGAACGCGGACACCGTGCAGTGCGACTGGGTCGAGATCCCGGCGGGTGAGCGGACCCCGACGACCAAGGACGTCGGCATGCCGGACGCCCAGCAGAGCCGGGTCGGCACCCAGACCATGACGATCAACACCAACCTCGGCCCGATCACCGCCCGGATCAACCGGTCGGCGGTGCCCTGCACGGCGGGCAGCTTCGTCCACCTCGCCGAGCAGAACTTCTTCGACAACACCAAGTGCCACCGCCTGGTGACCGAGGGCATCAAGGTGCTCCAGTGCGGTGACCCGAGCGCGACCGGCAAGGGCTGGCGGGACAGCGACGGCACCGGTGGCCCGAGCTACCGGATGGCCGAGGAGAACCTGCCGACCGAGATGCGACCGCCGTACCCGGCGGGTGTCATCGCGATGGCCAACTCGGGTCAGCCCGCCAGCACCGGCAGCCAGTTCTTCATCGTCTACGGCGACTCGCCGCTGGACCCGAACTACACGGTGCTCGGCACGATCACCGGCGGCATGGACATCGTCGAGGAGGTCGCCAAGGCCGGCGACGACGGCGCGTTCGCGCAGCAGGCCGGTGGCGGTCACCCGAAGAAGGAGGTCGTCATCACCGACCTCACCATGACCGACGCCTAG
- the secD gene encoding protein translocase subunit SecD — protein sequence MAPPQGQMRPGRQLAVLAGILVVLYILVFFSGGASGGWKDRLEPRLGLDLVGGTRLTLEATNTIDGRAPTSDNLERARQIIESRVNAYGVAEAEVVTEGDRNIVVSLPGENRDLSEVGSAAELRFRKVLKIVDGSGAIPSPAPSPSGTAEPTPSGTPSGTASPAPDAEASASPSAGGQGGGAPTPSPSATPSAAPSPTASEQPVPQSIEEQRRAVEQKVGAEAWAAANGLQAPADLSADPTLAEKLKPFGELTGREVAVLPAQMQFNVPTISCVQLDDRPPASISNPEEQVVACEGGYAKNLLDQAKVLGTDVSDANAVRDQTSQWVVSLNFTSSGQDKWTALTREAFNNEGQACDASALGDEGKCRVAVVLDNEIISSPQIQGVLTGNSQITGNFSNAEASELAGYLSYGALPVTFEAQESQNVTATLGESHLRAGLLAAGIGMLLVIIYSFFYYRLLGSVIFASLVLSALLLFGALVVLGRQIGFTLTLAGIAGIIVSLGVAADSFVIYFERLKDEIREGRSPRSAVSRAWVRARRTIISANLITIMSALVLYIVSVGTVKGFAFALGLATVLDLVVVFLFRHPMMTMLARSRAFLSPRVSGLGRVLPPRSESAQSRNPRVKEA from the coding sequence GTGGCACCACCTCAGGGACAGATGCGCCCGGGACGGCAGTTGGCCGTCCTCGCGGGCATCCTCGTCGTCCTCTATATCTTGGTGTTCTTCTCGGGCGGCGCCAGTGGCGGCTGGAAGGACCGGCTCGAACCCCGTCTCGGTCTCGACCTCGTCGGCGGCACCCGGCTGACGCTGGAGGCGACAAACACCATCGACGGTCGGGCCCCGACGTCGGACAACCTGGAGCGGGCCCGCCAGATCATCGAGAGCCGGGTCAACGCGTACGGTGTGGCCGAGGCCGAGGTGGTCACCGAGGGCGACCGCAACATCGTCGTCTCCCTGCCCGGCGAGAACCGTGACCTCAGCGAGGTGGGCAGCGCCGCTGAGCTGCGGTTCCGTAAGGTCCTGAAGATCGTCGACGGCAGCGGCGCGATCCCGTCGCCGGCGCCGAGCCCGAGCGGCACCGCCGAGCCGACGCCGTCGGGCACCCCGTCCGGCACCGCGAGCCCCGCCCCGGACGCCGAGGCCAGCGCCTCGCCGTCGGCGGGTGGCCAGGGCGGCGGTGCGCCGACGCCCAGCCCGAGCGCGACGCCGAGCGCCGCCCCGTCGCCGACGGCAAGCGAGCAGCCGGTGCCGCAGAGCATCGAGGAGCAGCGCCGGGCCGTCGAGCAGAAGGTCGGCGCGGAGGCCTGGGCCGCCGCGAACGGCTTGCAGGCGCCTGCCGATCTGAGCGCCGACCCGACGCTGGCCGAGAAGCTCAAGCCCTTCGGCGAGCTGACCGGCCGCGAGGTGGCGGTGCTGCCGGCGCAGATGCAGTTCAACGTGCCGACCATCAGCTGTGTGCAGCTCGACGACCGGCCCCCGGCCTCCATCTCCAACCCGGAGGAGCAGGTCGTCGCCTGCGAGGGCGGGTACGCGAAGAACCTGCTGGACCAGGCGAAGGTGCTCGGCACCGACGTCTCGGACGCCAACGCGGTGCGCGACCAGACCAGCCAGTGGGTGGTGAGCCTCAACTTCACCAGCTCCGGCCAGGACAAGTGGACCGCGCTGACCCGGGAGGCGTTCAACAACGAGGGCCAGGCGTGTGACGCCTCGGCGCTCGGCGACGAGGGCAAGTGCCGGGTCGCGGTGGTGCTGGACAACGAGATCATCTCGTCGCCGCAGATCCAGGGCGTGCTCACCGGCAACTCGCAGATCACCGGCAACTTCAGCAACGCCGAGGCCAGCGAGCTGGCCGGTTACCTGAGCTACGGCGCCCTGCCGGTCACCTTCGAGGCGCAGGAGTCGCAGAACGTCACCGCCACCCTGGGTGAGAGCCACCTGCGCGCGGGTCTGCTCGCGGCCGGCATCGGCATGCTGCTGGTCATCATCTACTCGTTCTTCTACTACCGGCTGCTCGGCTCGGTGATCTTCGCGAGCCTGGTGCTCTCCGCCCTGCTGCTCTTCGGTGCCCTGGTGGTACTCGGCCGGCAGATCGGTTTCACGCTCACCCTCGCCGGCATCGCCGGCATCATCGTGTCGCTCGGTGTGGCGGCGGACTCGTTCGTCATCTACTTCGAACGACTCAAGGACGAGATCCGCGAGGGTCGCAGCCCGCGCAGCGCGGTCTCCCGGGCCTGGGTCCGGGCCCGCCGGACGATCATCTCGGCGAACCTGATCACGATCATGTCGGCCCTGGTGCTCTACATCGTCTCGGTCGGCACGGTGAAGGGCTTCGCCTTCGCCCTCGGTCTGGCCACCGTGCTGGACCTGGTCGTGGTCTTCCTCTTCCGGCACCCGATGATGACCATGCTCGCCCGCAGTCGGGCATTCCTGTCCCCGCGGGTCAGCGGTCTCGGCCGGGTGTTGCCGCCCCGGTCGGAGTCGGCGCAGTCCCGCAACCCGCGTGTCAAGGAGGCCTGA
- the ruvA gene encoding Holliday junction branch migration protein RuvA: protein MIASVRGVVTATGPDHAVIEVGGVGLAVQCAPGTIAELRVGQSARLATSLVVREDSLTLYGFADDDAKALFELLQTASGVGPRLAQAVLAVHTPDAVRKAIANADTAALTRVPGIGKKGAERLVLELRDRIGPVPVGADGAAGVTGGAWPEQVRQALIGLGWTAGQADQAVAAVAETVDGPTPPVPVLLKQAIRLLGRTR, encoded by the coding sequence ATGATCGCCAGTGTGCGTGGCGTGGTGACCGCGACCGGTCCGGACCACGCGGTGATCGAGGTCGGCGGGGTCGGGCTGGCCGTGCAGTGCGCCCCCGGCACCATCGCCGAGCTGCGGGTGGGCCAGTCCGCACGGCTGGCCACCAGCCTCGTCGTCCGGGAGGATTCGCTCACCCTCTACGGCTTCGCCGACGACGACGCCAAGGCGCTCTTCGAGTTGTTGCAGACCGCCAGCGGGGTCGGCCCCCGGCTGGCCCAGGCGGTCCTCGCCGTGCACACCCCGGACGCCGTACGCAAGGCGATCGCCAACGCCGACACCGCGGCGCTGACCCGGGTGCCCGGGATCGGCAAGAAGGGTGCCGAGCGGCTGGTGCTGGAGCTGCGCGACCGGATCGGCCCGGTCCCCGTCGGTGCCGACGGCGCGGCCGGGGTCACCGGCGGCGCCTGGCCCGAGCAGGTCCGCCAGGCGCTGATCGGGCTCGGCTGGACGGCCGGGCAGGCCGACCAGGCGGTGGCCGCCGTGGCGGAGACCGTCGACGGTCCCACCCCGCCGGTGCCGGTGCTGCTCAAGCAGGCCATCCGGCTGCTGGGTCGGACCCGATGA
- the ruvB gene encoding Holliday junction branch migration DNA helicase RuvB, whose protein sequence is MQRVTVLGERGRRLAEWAPRRDRFEERLAADRVVSVEPVGLHECRCLTVNGDHTFTVNDLVVHNTTLANIVAAELGTGIRVTSGPAIERSGDLAAILTSLAEGDVLFIDEIHRIARPAEELLYSAMEDFRVDVVVGKGPGATAIPLDVEPFTLVGATTRSGLLTGPMRDRFGFVAHLDFYAPDELEVLLRRSAGILGVPITDEGAAEIAGRSRGTPRIANRLLRRVRDFAEVRADGVVTVETARAALTVYDVDALGLDRLDRAVLTALVDSFRGGPVGLSTLAVAVGEQPDTVEEVCEPFLVRAGLLARTPRGRVAMEAGWRHLGRTPPNGTFGTEAPSAPDLFSMDTDEP, encoded by the coding sequence GTGCAGCGAGTCACGGTGCTCGGTGAGCGGGGCCGGAGGCTGGCGGAGTGGGCGCCGCGCCGGGATCGGTTCGAGGAACGGCTGGCGGCTGACCGAGTGGTCTCCGTGGAGCCGGTCGGCCTGCACGAGTGCCGGTGTCTGACAGTCAACGGTGACCACACATTCACCGTGAACGACCTGGTCGTGCACAACACCACCCTGGCCAATATCGTCGCCGCCGAGCTGGGCACCGGCATCCGGGTGACAAGTGGCCCGGCCATCGAACGCTCCGGTGACCTGGCCGCGATCCTGACCAGCCTCGCCGAGGGCGACGTGCTCTTCATCGACGAGATCCACCGGATCGCCCGGCCGGCGGAGGAGCTGCTCTACAGCGCGATGGAGGACTTCCGGGTCGACGTGGTGGTCGGCAAGGGGCCGGGTGCCACCGCCATCCCGTTGGATGTCGAGCCGTTCACCCTGGTCGGTGCCACCACCCGCTCCGGCCTGCTGACCGGCCCGATGCGGGACCGCTTCGGGTTCGTCGCCCACCTGGACTTCTACGCCCCCGACGAGTTGGAGGTGCTGCTGCGCCGCTCGGCGGGCATCCTCGGCGTACCGATCACCGATGAGGGGGCGGCGGAGATCGCCGGCCGGTCCCGGGGCACGCCCCGGATCGCCAACCGCCTGCTCCGCCGGGTGCGGGACTTCGCCGAGGTACGCGCCGACGGGGTGGTCACCGTGGAGACCGCCCGCGCGGCGCTGACCGTGTACGACGTGGACGCGCTCGGGCTCGACCGGCTCGACCGGGCGGTGCTGACCGCGCTTGTCGACTCCTTCCGGGGCGGCCCGGTCGGCCTTTCCACTCTGGCGGTGGCGGTGGGGGAGCAGCCGGACACGGTGGAGGAGGTCTGCGAGCCATTCCTGGTGCGGGCCGGTCTGCTGGCCCGTACGCCGCGCGGCCGGGTGGCCATGGAGGCCGGCTGGCGGCACCTGGGGCGTACGCCGCCGAATGGTACATTTGGCACTGAAGCACCTTCCGCGCCCGATCTCTTCTCGATGGACACCGATGAGCCGTGA